In Spirochaeta thermophila DSM 6578, the DNA window GCGGCATCGTCTTCGTCTCCCACGACGCGCACTTCAACCGGGGGCTTGCCACCAGAGTCCTCTACGTCCACGAAGGCACCCTCCGGGAATTCCCCGGGCCGTACGACGAGTTCCTCCGCTGGTGGGAGGAGACCGTCATTCCCTCTCGAACCCACACCCCTCACCCCTCCCCGCCCACCCGCACCGAGAGCGAGGCCCAGAGACGGCGGACGGAGCGAAAGGCCCTCCAGAGAAGACTCCGCCGGTGCGAACGGGAAGAGGAAGAGATCCTCCTCCGTCTTGAGGCCATCGAAGAGGAGCTCTCCTGGATCCACCGGGAGATGGCCCGACCCGAGGTCTACACCGACGGGGAGCGAACCCGCACCCTCAAGGAGCGCCTCTCCACCCTCGAGGAAGAGCAGATCCGCCTCCAGGGTCGCTGGGAAGAAGTGGCCCACGAGGTCGAAACCCTCAAAGAAGCCCTCGAGGAGTAGGGCGCATTCGCTTGTCCATCCACCCGGTTTCCTCTAGTATAGGGACATGGTATCGGTCTATTCATGGAACGTGAACGGCATCCGCGCCGCGGCGAAGAAAGGGCTCCTCGACTGGATCGAGAAGGAGCGTCCCGAGATCCTCTGTCTCCAGGAAACCAAGGCCCGCAGGGATCAGCTCCCCTCTGAGCTCGCCCGACCCGACGGCTATCACACCTACTGGGCCGAGGCCGACAAACCCGGCTACAGCGGGGTGGCCCTCTTCACCCTCTACGAGCCTGTGAGCGTGGAGCCACTGGGCGTGGAAGCGTTCGACCGGGAGGGTCGCACCCTCATCGCCGACTTCGGGAGCTTCGTGTTCTTCGGGTGCTACTTCCCGAACAGCCAGGAGGCGGGAGCCCGTCTCGACTACAAGCTCGCCTACTGCAACGCGGTGAAGGAGCGGGCCGATGCCTACGTGGCAGCGGGGCGACACGTGCTCATAAGCGGCGACTTCAACATCGCCCATACCCCCCTCGATCTCGCCCGGCCCGAGGCGAACGAGAAGAATCCCGGCTATCTCCCCGAAGAGCGGGAGTGGATGACGTACTTCCTCTCCTCGGGCTATGTGGACACCTTCCGCATGTTCACCAAGGAGGGAGGACACTACACGTGGTGGACCTACCGGTTCAAGGCCAGGGAGAAGGACATAGGGTGGCGCATCGACTACCACTGTGTGAACGAAGGGTTCAAGGACAAGGTGAAGGAATCGGTCATCCTCAAGAACGTGATGGGTTCGGACCACTGCCCCGTCAAGATCACCCTCGACGTGGAGGTGTGAGCCGGGCTTTTCTTTTTGGCCCTCCCGTGATACGTTTATACACATGAAGATACGTTACAATGCCCCGGTTGTGCTCACGTTTGGGCTCTTGTCCACGGTCATCCTCATGCTCGACCTCTACGCAGGCACCAACCTGATCCCCCGACTTTTCTCAGTACCGGGACGGGGTGCCTTCGACCCGACTTCCTTCATCCACTGGATACGAATCTTCACCCACGTCCTGGGACACGCCTCATGGGCCCACCTCCTGGGGAACGTGGCCCTCATCTTGCTCCTGGGCCCCATGCTCGAGGAGAAGTACGGGAGCGGGAGGCTCCTCGGAATGATCCTCGTCACCGCCCTCGCGACCGGGATCGCCAACATCCTCCTGTTTC includes these proteins:
- a CDS encoding exodeoxyribonuclease III, giving the protein MVSVYSWNVNGIRAAAKKGLLDWIEKERPEILCLQETKARRDQLPSELARPDGYHTYWAEADKPGYSGVALFTLYEPVSVEPLGVEAFDREGRTLIADFGSFVFFGCYFPNSQEAGARLDYKLAYCNAVKERADAYVAAGRHVLISGDFNIAHTPLDLARPEANEKNPGYLPEEREWMTYFLSSGYVDTFRMFTKEGGHYTWWTYRFKAREKDIGWRIDYHCVNEGFKDKVKESVILKNVMGSDHCPVKITLDVEV
- a CDS encoding rhomboid family intramembrane serine protease yields the protein MKIRYNAPVVLTFGLLSTVILMLDLYAGTNLIPRLFSVPGRGAFDPTSFIHWIRIFTHVLGHASWAHLLGNVALILLLGPMLEEKYGSGRLLGMILVTALATGIANILLFPTGLLGASSVVFMMIILSSFANRKGNEIPLTFILVVIIYLGREISAAFQQNNVSEFAHLIGGLCGSVFGFLRTKGRS